One genomic region from Microcystis panniformis FACHB-1757 encodes:
- the vapB gene encoding type II toxin-antitoxin system VapB family antitoxin, with product MNIDTKILETVEAMPELLKIELLHYAEYLMANYQSDVIIEKPSLRKRRSGILQGTFTLPLSDDFDESLEDFQEYM from the coding sequence ATGAATATAGACACAAAAATCTTAGAAACTGTCGAAGCAATGCCAGAGTTATTAAAAATAGAGCTGCTTCACTATGCTGAATATTTGATGGCCAATTATCAATCAGATGTTATTATAGAGAAACCTTCTCTTAGAAAACGTCGTTCAGGAATTTTACAAGGTACATTTACCTTACCTTTGTCCGATGATTTTGATGAGTCTTTGGAAGATTTTCAGGAATATATGTGA
- the ispF gene encoding 2-C-methyl-D-erythritol 2,4-cyclodiphosphate synthase has protein sequence MNIRIGNGYDIHRLVTGRPLILGGVEIAHTVGLLGHSDADVLTHAIMDAMLGALSLGDIGHYFPPTDPQWQGANSLKLLEQVNQLIIDKGWQINNIDSVIVAEKPKMKPHLNAMRAKLAETLKINPEQLGIKATTNEQLGPVGREEGIAVYAVVLLVKE, from the coding sequence ATGAATATTCGTATTGGTAACGGCTATGATATCCACCGATTGGTAACAGGAAGACCTTTAATTTTAGGAGGAGTAGAAATTGCCCATACTGTCGGTTTATTGGGTCACAGTGATGCCGATGTCTTAACCCACGCTATCATGGATGCCATGCTGGGGGCGCTTAGTTTAGGCGATATCGGTCATTATTTTCCCCCCACAGACCCGCAATGGCAAGGGGCGAATAGTTTAAAATTATTAGAACAAGTTAATCAATTAATTATCGATAAAGGTTGGCAGATTAATAATATTGATTCGGTAATTGTCGCCGAAAAACCGAAAATGAAACCCCACCTTAATGCGATGCGAGCCAAGTTAGCAGAAACTCTCAAGATTAATCCGGAACAGCTGGGAATTAAAGCCACTACTAACGAACAATTAGGACCAGTGGGACGAGAAGAAGGTATCGCAGTTTATGCCGTGGTTTTATTGGTTAAGGAATAA
- the argS gene encoding arginine--tRNA ligase produces the protein MTAIIQQIKERFSQSLVKSFGENFAATDPLIVAASNPRFGDYQCNISLSLAKELKQKPREVAATLLKNLEIDDLCQPPEIAGPGFINLTLKPGYLETQLKDLIIDNRLGVATANPSQKIIVDFSSPNIAKEMHVGHLRSTIIGDCIARILEFRHHQVIRLNHVGDWGTQFGMLITYLQEAYPSALTQADALDLGDLVSFYKKAKIRFDEDENFKETARQAVVKLQSGDPQSRQAWQLLCQQSRREFQKIYDILDIKLTERGESFYNPYLEAVIRELDQQGLLTEDNGALCVFLDGFTNKEGDPLPLIVKKSDGGYNYATTDLAAICYRVRQDKAERIIYVTDAGQANHFAQVFQVAKKAGFLPDNVAVVHVAFGLVLGEDGKKLKTRSGETVKLQELLDQAIACSLADLEKRLASEEREETGDFIAKTAETVGLSAVKYADLSQNRNSNYVFSYDKMLNLQGNTAPYMLYAYARVQSISREGGINFQDLSANSPLILKDESELILAKQLLQLPEVISAVEEDLLPNRLCDYLYELSKKYNRFYENCPVLKAAEPIKTSRLFLCDLTARTLKLGLYLLGIPVLERM, from the coding sequence ATGACTGCCATTATCCAACAAATAAAAGAGCGTTTTTCCCAATCCCTAGTTAAATCCTTTGGGGAAAACTTTGCCGCTACCGATCCTCTAATTGTGGCCGCTAGTAACCCCCGTTTTGGCGATTATCAATGTAATATTTCCCTCTCTTTAGCCAAAGAATTAAAACAAAAACCGCGGGAAGTGGCGGCAACTTTACTAAAAAATCTAGAGATAGATGATCTCTGTCAACCCCCCGAAATTGCCGGACCCGGTTTTATCAATCTTACCCTTAAACCAGGTTATCTAGAAACCCAATTAAAAGACCTAATTATTGACAACCGTTTAGGAGTTGCCACTGCTAACCCCAGTCAAAAAATTATTGTCGATTTTTCCAGTCCCAATATTGCTAAAGAAATGCACGTCGGTCACTTGCGATCGACTATAATTGGTGATTGTATTGCTCGGATTTTGGAATTTCGTCATCATCAAGTAATTCGTCTTAATCACGTCGGGGATTGGGGTACTCAATTCGGGATGTTAATCACTTATCTACAAGAAGCTTATCCTAGCGCTTTAACCCAAGCAGATGCTCTCGATTTAGGGGATTTAGTTAGCTTTTATAAAAAGGCAAAAATTCGTTTTGATGAAGACGAAAACTTTAAAGAAACTGCCCGTCAAGCTGTAGTAAAATTACAGTCGGGTGATCCTCAAAGTCGTCAAGCATGGCAGTTACTTTGTCAACAATCACGACGGGAATTTCAGAAAATCTATGATATTCTCGATATAAAACTGACGGAAAGGGGGGAATCTTTTTATAATCCCTACCTTGAGGCAGTAATCAGAGAATTAGATCAACAGGGATTGCTAACAGAAGACAACGGCGCTTTATGCGTCTTTCTCGATGGTTTTACCAACAAAGAGGGGGATCCTCTGCCCCTAATTGTCAAGAAATCCGACGGCGGTTATAATTACGCTACCACCGATTTAGCAGCAATTTGTTATCGAGTGCGTCAAGATAAAGCCGAAAGAATAATTTATGTCACCGATGCTGGACAAGCTAACCATTTTGCCCAAGTATTTCAGGTGGCTAAAAAAGCGGGATTTTTACCCGATAATGTGGCAGTGGTTCACGTCGCTTTTGGATTAGTTTTAGGGGAAGATGGTAAAAAATTAAAAACTCGTTCCGGGGAGACGGTAAAATTACAAGAATTACTTGATCAAGCGATCGCCTGTTCCCTAGCTGACTTAGAAAAAAGACTGGCAAGCGAGGAAAGAGAAGAAACCGGCGATTTTATCGCTAAGACTGCCGAAACTGTCGGTTTAAGTGCCGTTAAATACGCCGATCTCAGCCAAAATCGCAATAGTAACTACGTTTTCAGTTACGACAAAATGCTCAATCTGCAAGGCAACACCGCCCCCTATATGCTGTACGCTTACGCTAGGGTCCAGAGTATCAGTCGCGAAGGTGGTATTAATTTTCAGGATTTAAGTGCCAATTCACCGCTAATTCTCAAGGATGAAAGCGAATTAATTCTGGCTAAACAATTACTGCAACTTCCCGAAGTAATTAGTGCCGTGGAAGAGGATTTATTACCCAATCGTTTATGTGATTATCTTTATGAACTCAGTAAAAAGTATAATCGTTTCTACGAGAATTGTCCAGTGCTGAAAGCGGCAGAACCGATTAAAACCTCTCGTTTATTTTTGTGTGATTTAACGGCAAGAACCCTCAAATTAGGCTTATATCTCTTGGGAATCCCCGTTTTGGAAAGAATGTAA
- a CDS encoding type II toxin-antitoxin system VapC family toxin, with amino-acid sequence MTSFLLDTHTFIWLTENDPNLPNNLREEIDFAPEVYVSIVSLWEIAIKLNLGKLALQKSYETIETKLEASDITLLSISFSDTLKICTLPLYHRDPFDRMLIAQSLNRSLILISKDTKFDAYNVPRKWT; translated from the coding sequence ATGACATCTTTTCTTCTGGACACCCATACTTTCATCTGGTTAACTGAAAACGATCCTAACTTACCTAATAATCTTCGGGAGGAAATTGATTTTGCTCCTGAAGTTTATGTCAGTATTGTTAGTCTCTGGGAAATCGCGATTAAGTTAAATTTAGGTAAGTTAGCCCTACAAAAAAGTTATGAAACCATTGAAACTAAACTAGAAGCATCAGATATAACCTTACTGTCTATATCATTTTCTGATACTCTAAAAATTTGTACTTTACCCTTGTATCACCGTGATCCATTTGATAGAATGCTAATTGCTCAGTCTCTAAACAGATCGCTAATTCTAATTAGTAAAGATACTAAATTTGATGCTTATAATGTACCAAGAAAATGGACATAA
- a CDS encoding AAA family ATPase, with amino-acid sequence MTLRLKQIRLTNWKCYPSQNITFNLHPDRKIQIIFGNNGHGKTSLMTGILWCLYGVDIVSKETLKTYFYRGKDDSSPAIEMRVELNFTRNEKNYFISRTAKLNVNGSTSYPSVEEALFYEDGTMRSNSREYIEALLPKSIRDFFCFDGSKIEQYTQITQTKAAKEAIEKVLDIPELRNLRNDTEKALQELENRLNKAEGTSQIFKDKLQQLRELEEEIAFQQGQLKNAKDSEKDAIIIYQVAQEKAAQIESLREKLEEIHNLEKKRIGLQTELNNLQNSIDSWLKKAAIPLLINFVQEMTYDLQVTSLKSTYKTNSTAIFKAILDEESCLCGRCLDKNSRDFILEKIAELESLEVDNVTRIEKDQLRIDLQGIIRDNAKFSNYSQLLLQRDHLEEEIEEINQHIKQLKQETTGINQDSVREIWRKVGESERKVKEIEEKIERLQKEIEIKENKLENLRKEVEILASENQTTLMLSNQVKMARGLKNATNELIEWHIDNSQKMINQVTSDRYLQITNKPEEYRGVEITPEYSLGVRTITGKLLNPDVLSAGEKEALAFAFITGLNQITDTCVPLIMDTPFGHLDKEHQKNIINSLPNLNSQVIILATDRDLPDPLLNLLLPYTTDIFKIHRLAADEDASVIEVMESY; translated from the coding sequence ATGACTTTGAGACTGAAACAAATTCGCTTAACTAATTGGAAATGTTATCCTAGTCAAAATATTACTTTTAACCTGCATCCCGACAGAAAAATTCAGATTATCTTCGGTAATAATGGCCACGGTAAAACTTCTCTGATGACAGGGATTTTATGGTGTCTCTATGGGGTAGATATTGTATCTAAAGAGACTCTGAAAACCTATTTTTATCGAGGTAAGGATGATTCTTCACCGGCAATAGAAATGCGGGTAGAATTAAATTTTACTAGAAACGAGAAAAATTACTTTATCAGTCGCACAGCGAAATTAAACGTTAATGGTAGCACTTCTTATCCCAGCGTAGAGGAAGCATTATTTTATGAAGATGGAACCATGAGAAGTAACTCTAGGGAATATATCGAAGCATTGCTTCCTAAATCTATTCGAGATTTTTTCTGTTTTGATGGCTCAAAAATAGAACAATATACCCAGATAACTCAAACTAAAGCAGCAAAAGAAGCAATTGAAAAAGTTTTGGATATCCCGGAATTAAGAAATCTACGCAATGATACAGAAAAAGCCTTACAAGAATTAGAAAACCGTTTAAATAAAGCAGAGGGAACCAGTCAAATTTTTAAAGATAAGCTGCAACAATTGCGAGAATTAGAAGAAGAAATTGCTTTTCAACAAGGTCAGCTTAAAAATGCCAAAGATAGCGAAAAAGATGCTATAATTATCTACCAAGTCGCTCAAGAAAAAGCCGCTCAGATTGAAAGTTTACGAGAAAAGTTAGAGGAAATTCATAACTTAGAGAAAAAGCGTATCGGTTTACAAACTGAGTTAAATAACCTGCAAAATTCTATTGATTCTTGGTTAAAAAAAGCTGCGATACCTTTGCTGATTAACTTTGTGCAGGAAATGACCTATGATTTGCAAGTTACTAGCTTAAAAAGCACTTATAAAACTAATTCTACAGCAATTTTTAAAGCAATACTTGACGAGGAAAGCTGTCTATGTGGTCGTTGTTTAGATAAAAATTCTCGTGACTTTATCCTTGAAAAAATTGCCGAACTAGAGTCCTTAGAAGTGGACAATGTCACCAGAATAGAAAAAGACCAACTTAGAATTGATTTACAGGGAATCATCCGAGATAATGCCAAATTTAGCAATTATAGTCAATTGCTTTTACAAAGAGATCATTTAGAAGAAGAAATCGAAGAAATTAATCAACATATTAAACAGCTAAAACAGGAAACCACGGGAATAAATCAAGACTCGGTGAGGGAGATTTGGCGAAAAGTTGGCGAATCAGAACGAAAAGTTAAGGAGATTGAAGAAAAGATCGAACGCTTACAAAAGGAAATTGAAATCAAAGAAAATAAATTAGAAAATTTACGCAAAGAAGTGGAAATTTTAGCTAGTGAAAATCAGACCACATTGATGTTATCTAATCAGGTTAAAATGGCCAGAGGTTTAAAAAATGCCACTAACGAATTAATCGAATGGCATATCGATAATTCCCAAAAAATGATTAATCAAGTAACCAGCGATCGCTATTTACAAATAACCAACAAACCGGAGGAATATAGAGGAGTAGAAATTACTCCCGAATACAGTTTAGGAGTCCGTACTATCACAGGAAAATTATTAAATCCCGATGTCTTAAGTGCGGGAGAAAAGGAAGCTTTAGCTTTTGCTTTTATCACCGGTTTAAATCAAATAACCGATACTTGTGTTCCCCTAATTATGGATACACCTTTTGGTCATTTAGACAAAGAACATCAAAAAAATATTATTAACTCTCTTCCTAATTTAAACTCCCAAGTGATTATTTTAGCCACGGATCGCGATCTTCCCGATCCACTTTTAAATCTGCTGCTTCCCTACACTACTGATATATTCAAAATACACCGTTTAGCTGCCGATGAAGATGCTTCCGTGATTGAAGTGATGGAGAGTTACTAA
- a CDS encoding DUF4276 family protein, which translates to MHIEFLVEEFSTQECLNRILPKILFENVTYKIHAFRGKSDLIKKLPERLKGYQCWIPDDYRIIILVDRDNEDCQMLKEKLENIAQQTGLITKTISEDKKTFQVLNRIAIEELEAWFFGDIQAIVSAYPKVSTNVGQQAKYRKPDEITGGTWENLEKILQKAGYHRGGLEKVKAAREISQFMTPAHNCSPSFQIFYQGLLAMIS; encoded by the coding sequence GTGCATATTGAATTTTTAGTTGAAGAATTTTCTACCCAAGAATGTTTAAATCGAATTTTACCTAAAATATTATTTGAGAATGTCACCTATAAAATTCATGCCTTTCGAGGTAAATCCGATTTAATCAAAAAACTACCGGAGCGATTAAAAGGCTATCAATGCTGGATACCCGATGATTATCGAATCATTATTCTTGTAGATAGAGACAATGAAGATTGTCAAATGCTCAAAGAAAAGTTAGAAAATATTGCCCAACAAACAGGACTGATCACCAAAACGATTAGTGAAGATAAAAAAACATTTCAGGTGTTAAATAGAATTGCTATAGAAGAACTAGAAGCTTGGTTTTTTGGTGATATTCAGGCTATAGTCTCAGCCTATCCCAAAGTTTCTACTAATGTGGGACAGCAAGCAAAATACAGAAAACCCGATGAAATTACGGGCGGAACTTGGGAAAACTTAGAAAAGATACTTCAAAAAGCTGGGTATCATCGAGGAGGTTTAGAAAAAGTGAAAGCAGCCCGAGAAATTTCTCAATTTATGACTCCTGCTCATAATTGTTCTCCTAGTTTTCAGATTTTTTATCAAGGTTTATTGGCGATGATTAGCTAA
- a CDS encoding Mo-dependent nitrogenase C-terminal domain-containing protein, which translates to MTQSIEDKAMADADVSDYTTNKIIVSNWIAPWSKGNRKNPSPQPKWDLWQPLRQRIDRLEINTPALAHRICRLIPAQCPFARKITLFSWTILEIPPLCKLNPLYENLMMLRFRALSYLADECGEDIGAYC; encoded by the coding sequence ATGACTCAATCAATTGAAGATAAAGCTATGGCCGATGCTGATGTATCAGATTATACCACAAATAAAATAATTGTCTCTAATTGGATCGCCCCTTGGTCGAAAGGCAATCGGAAAAACCCGTCACCGCAACCAAAATGGGATTTATGGCAACCCCTGCGGCAACGAATTGATCGCCTAGAAATCAATACGCCTGCACTAGCTCACAGGATTTGTCGTCTAATTCCGGCTCAATGTCCCTTTGCCCGGAAAATTACCCTATTTAGCTGGACAATTCTAGAGATTCCGCCCCTTTGCAAGCTAAATCCCCTCTACGAAAACCTGATGATGTTAAGATTTCGCGCTCTTTCTTACCTGGCCGATGAATGTGGAGAGGATATCGGTGCTTACTGCTAA